The Flavobacterium commune genome contains a region encoding:
- a CDS encoding UDP-N-acetylmuramate--L-alanine ligase, which yields MKTHFIAIGGSAMHNLALALHNKGYQVTGSDDAIFEPSKSRLEKKGILPAELGWFPEKITADIDAVILGMHAKADNPELLKAQELGLKIYSYPEFLYEQSKNKTRVVIGGSHGKTTITSMILHVMHYHDIEVDYMVGAQLEGFDTMVHLTEENDFMVLEGDEYLSSPIDRRPKFHLYQPNIALISGIAWDHINVFPTYENYVEQFEIFIDKITNGGILVYNENDPEVKRVAEAATNPIRKIPYSTPNYRVENGTTLLETPEGDMPIEVFGAHNLNNLAGAKWICQNMGVDEADFHEAIASFKGASKRLEKIAESKTKVAYKDFAHSPSKVSATTKAVKEQYPDRTVVACLELHTYSSLNAEFLKEYEGALANADTAVVFYSPDAVKIKQLEEVTYEQIAKAFNREDLIIYTNPAEFKEYLFNLKLDNSALLLMSSGNYGGLNFDEVKGLIE from the coding sequence ATGAAAACACATTTTATAGCTATTGGCGGAAGTGCCATGCACAATCTGGCATTAGCATTACACAACAAAGGATATCAGGTTACAGGAAGTGACGATGCTATCTTTGAACCTTCGAAATCACGTTTAGAGAAAAAAGGAATTTTACCCGCTGAATTAGGTTGGTTTCCTGAAAAAATCACTGCTGATATTGATGCTGTTATTTTAGGAATGCATGCCAAAGCCGATAATCCTGAATTGTTGAAAGCTCAGGAATTGGGATTGAAAATCTACTCGTATCCTGAGTTTTTATACGAACAATCTAAGAATAAAACCCGTGTAGTTATTGGTGGTTCACATGGAAAAACTACTATTACTTCAATGATTTTGCATGTCATGCATTACCACGATATTGAAGTGGATTATATGGTGGGTGCACAATTAGAAGGTTTTGATACGATGGTGCATCTTACCGAAGAAAATGATTTCATGGTTTTGGAAGGTGATGAATATTTGTCTTCGCCAATTGACAGACGACCAAAATTTCATTTGTACCAACCTAATATCGCTCTGATTTCAGGAATTGCCTGGGATCATATCAATGTGTTTCCAACGTATGAAAATTATGTGGAACAGTTTGAAATTTTTATTGATAAAATTACCAATGGCGGAATTTTAGTTTACAACGAAAATGATCCCGAAGTTAAACGAGTAGCAGAAGCAGCTACAAATCCAATTCGAAAAATACCTTATTCTACACCAAATTACAGAGTAGAAAACGGAACAACTTTATTAGAAACTCCGGAAGGTGATATGCCAATAGAGGTATTTGGAGCACACAATTTGAATAATTTGGCTGGAGCCAAATGGATTTGTCAAAATATGGGTGTGGATGAAGCCGATTTTCATGAAGCGATTGCGAGTTTTAAAGGAGCTTCGAAGCGTTTGGAAAAAATTGCTGAAAGCAAAACAAAAGTAGCTTACAAAGATTTTGCACATTCTCCATCTAAGGTTTCTGCAACTACAAAAGCCGTAAAGGAACAGTATCCGGATAGAACCGTCGTGGCTTGTTTAGAGCTGCATACTTACAGCAGTTTGAACGCCGAGTTCTTGAAAGAATACGAAGGGGCTTTAGCTAATGCCGATACAGCGGTTGTGTTTTATTCTCCCGATGCGGTAAAAATTAAGCAATTGGAAGAAGTAACTTATGAGCAAATTGCCAAAGCATTCAATCGTGAAGATTTGATTATTTATACTAATCCTGCTGAGTTTAAAGAATATCTTTTCAATTTAAAACTGGATAATTCTGCTTTATTATTGATGAGTTCTGGAAATTATGGTGGATTGAATTTTGATGAAGTAAAAGGTTTGATTGAATAA
- a CDS encoding glycosyltransferase family protein, whose protein sequence is MKIFYAIQATGNGHISRATQLYPYLQKFGKVDFFLSGNNASLDIKLPIKFKSKGCSLHYSKCGGLNYWDILKNIKPRQIYKDADALPLKNYDVIINDFDSITSLTCKMQKVHSVQLGHQASFISANTPRPEKKSIMGEMILKHYAPSPKNIGLHFEKYDSFILPPIIKDEIVQAEPTNLKHITVYLPSFDKDCLEKAFNKVKDVQFHWFLQGVEFKHTIGNITYFPVNQKKFNNSLISCEGIITGGGFETPAEALHLGKKILSIPIKKHYEQECNAAALKRMGVPVVYEVGKNFETIIENWLNQDIIYPKMQANNIPETLQYLFDTYRE, encoded by the coding sequence ATGAAAATATTCTATGCCATACAGGCAACAGGAAATGGGCACATCAGTAGAGCAACACAATTGTATCCTTATCTACAAAAATTTGGTAAAGTAGATTTTTTTTTAAGTGGAAACAATGCCAGTTTAGACATCAAATTACCCATAAAATTCAAGAGTAAAGGTTGTAGTTTACACTACAGCAAATGTGGCGGATTAAATTATTGGGACATTCTTAAAAACATTAAACCACGCCAAATATACAAAGATGCCGATGCGCTTCCGTTAAAAAATTATGATGTAATCATCAATGATTTTGATTCTATTACTTCCCTTACTTGTAAAATGCAAAAAGTACATTCGGTTCAGTTAGGACATCAGGCGAGTTTTATTTCTGCCAATACTCCCAGACCCGAAAAAAAGAGCATAATGGGCGAAATGATTCTGAAACATTATGCGCCATCTCCTAAGAACATTGGCTTACATTTTGAAAAATACGACTCTTTTATTCTTCCTCCCATCATCAAAGATGAGATTGTTCAAGCCGAACCAACCAACTTAAAACACATCACGGTTTACTTGCCTTCTTTCGATAAAGATTGTCTCGAAAAAGCGTTCAACAAAGTAAAAGACGTGCAATTTCACTGGTTTCTACAAGGAGTAGAATTCAAACACACTATTGGAAATATTACCTATTTTCCGGTAAATCAAAAAAAATTTAACAACAGTTTAATTTCCTGTGAAGGAATCATCACGGGCGGTGGTTTTGAAACTCCAGCCGAAGCTTTACACTTGGGCAAAAAAATCCTTTCTATTCCTATCAAAAAACATTACGAACAAGAATGTAATGCAGCAGCATTGAAAAGAATGGGAGTTCCTGTGGTTTATGAAGTTGGAAAAAACTTTGAAACAATTATAGAAAATTGGCTCAACCAGGATATTATTTATCCAAAAATGCAAGCCAATAACATCCCTGAAACTTTGCAATATTTGTTTGATACATATAGAGAATAA
- a CDS encoding tetratricopeptide repeat protein, with the protein MKHILLLLFLFPIVVFSQANFEKAQQLFEEGKFEQAKPMFEVLLKKNPSNIKIMECLGDIAGRSKAWDEALLYYGKLKKAKPSEANFYFKYGGVLGMKALEVNKFKALGMIDEVRTNFEKAIQLNPKHIEARWALIELNLQLPGILGGSEKKAIQYSNELLQISAVDGHLSRGHIDEYFKRYTKAEQHYKKAIAVGNSKKTYQKLANLYANKMKSPDKAQAVLEEYKKKSDN; encoded by the coding sequence ATGAAACACATTCTGCTGTTATTATTTTTATTTCCTATAGTGGTTTTTTCTCAGGCAAATTTTGAGAAAGCCCAGCAATTATTTGAAGAAGGAAAATTCGAACAGGCTAAGCCTATGTTTGAAGTTCTTTTGAAAAAAAATCCATCCAATATAAAAATCATGGAATGTTTAGGGGATATTGCAGGACGCAGTAAAGCTTGGGATGAAGCCTTGTTGTATTACGGAAAACTGAAGAAAGCCAAACCTTCTGAGGCTAATTTTTATTTTAAATACGGCGGTGTTTTAGGAATGAAAGCTTTAGAAGTGAATAAATTCAAGGCATTAGGAATGATTGACGAAGTGCGGACGAATTTTGAAAAAGCAATACAGCTAAATCCAAAACACATTGAAGCCAGATGGGCTTTGATTGAATTGAATCTTCAATTGCCGGGAATTTTGGGAGGAAGTGAGAAAAAAGCCATTCAGTATTCGAATGAACTGTTGCAAATATCCGCTGTTGACGGTCATTTATCCAGAGGGCATATCGATGAATATTTTAAAAGATACACAAAAGCCGAGCAACATTATAAAAAGGCAATAGCTGTGGGGAATTCGAAGAAAACCTATCAAAAATTGGCTAATTTGTATGCCAATAAAATGAAATCTCCTGATAAGGCTCAAGCGGTTTTAGAAGAGTATAAAAAGAAAAGCGACAATTAA
- the obgE gene encoding GTPase ObgE: protein MTEGNFVDYVKIFVSSGKGGKGSTHLHREKFIQYGGPDGGDGGRGGHIYLVGNKGLWTLFHLKFARHIKAGHGGDGGGDRSTGADGEDKIIEVPLGTVVKDKETGEVLFEVTEHGEKRILCQGGKGGLGNWHFRSSTNQTPRYAQPGLPGTEMDVILELKVLADVGLVGFPNAGKSTLLSVLTSAKPKIADYPFTTLKPNLGIVAYRDFQSFVIADIPGIIEGAAEGKGLGHYFLRHIERNSTLLFMVPVDTPDIKAEYDILVNELTKYNPEMLDKERLLIITKCDMLDDELRAELKVELDAAFKDVPYLFISSVAQQGLTELKDKLWKMLNE, encoded by the coding sequence ATGACAGAAGGAAATTTTGTAGATTACGTAAAAATATTTGTTTCATCCGGAAAAGGAGGAAAAGGTTCTACGCATTTACATAGAGAAAAGTTCATCCAGTATGGAGGACCAGATGGTGGTGATGGTGGTCGTGGAGGACACATTTATTTAGTCGGAAATAAAGGACTTTGGACTTTGTTTCACTTGAAATTTGCACGCCATATTAAAGCGGGTCACGGTGGAGACGGTGGAGGAGATAGAAGTACCGGAGCTGATGGAGAAGATAAAATTATCGAAGTGCCATTAGGAACTGTTGTGAAAGACAAAGAAACGGGTGAAGTTTTATTTGAAGTTACTGAACATGGAGAGAAAAGAATTCTTTGCCAGGGAGGTAAAGGAGGTTTAGGAAACTGGCATTTTAGAAGTTCTACAAATCAGACTCCAAGATATGCTCAGCCAGGGTTGCCGGGTACAGAAATGGACGTTATTCTGGAATTGAAAGTTTTGGCCGATGTAGGTTTAGTTGGGTTCCCAAATGCAGGAAAATCTACTTTATTATCGGTTTTGACTTCTGCTAAGCCAAAAATTGCTGATTATCCGTTTACGACTTTAAAACCAAATCTTGGAATTGTCGCCTATAGAGATTTTCAATCTTTTGTAATTGCCGACATTCCGGGGATTATTGAAGGAGCAGCCGAAGGAAAAGGTTTGGGACATTATTTCCTGCGTCATATTGAGCGTAACTCTACGTTGCTGTTTATGGTTCCTGTAGATACGCCGGACATTAAAGCGGAGTACGATATTTTGGTTAACGAATTGACCAAATACAACCCCGAGATGTTAGACAAAGAACGCCTTTTAATCATTACTAAATGCGATATGCTGGATGATGAATTGAGAGCTGAGCTAAAAGTAGAATTGGATGCTGCTTTCAAAGATGTTCCTTATTTGTTTATTTCTTCTGTTGCCCAACAAGGATTAACAGAATTGAAAGATAAACTTTGGAAAATGTTGAATGAGTAA